Genomic window (Chryseobacterium sp. H1D6B):
CCGGCGATATCCTGATGCTGGCGGCTGTTATTGTATGCGGACTCGGCTATGCGGAAGGAGCTAAACTTTCTAAAACGTTAGGAGGATGGCAGGTGATTTCATGGGCTTTGGTCTTGTCTTTACCCTTAATGTTTCCTTTATTTTTTATCTATTTTCCAGATTCAGTTGAAAATGTGGGAAAAGAAGCATGGTTTGGGCTGGCTTATGTTTCTTTGTTCAGTATGTTTATTGGTTTTATATTCTGGTATCGTGGATTAGCATTGGGAGGAATTGCCAAAGTAGGTCAGCTACAGCTGTTACAACCGTTTTTCGGGTTAGGGCTGGCTGCTTATTTCCTTAATGAGCAGGTAAGTATGGGAATGATAGGAGTGACAGCGGGGGTTATTCTTTGTGTTGCCGGAACAAAAAAATTTGCTAAATAAAAAAATACCATTTAATTTTTTATTCTTGTAATTGGGTCTTGGGATTGTTCTCAGGGCCTTTATTTTATTTGAAAAAATACTAATTGCCATTGAAGATGTGAAATTCTAAATATCATCATTCAATTTTTATTATCTTAATTCAAAATTTCTTCAAAATTGAATGCATAAATTTACAGCATGAAAATCCTGATCGTAGAAGATGAACAAGAACTCGCCAAAAGTATCGCAGCCTATCTTTTGAGTGAAAACTATTTGTGTGAGTTTGCGGCTACTTTCAGCGAAGCATTTGAAAAGATAAAAAATTTCAGCTATGACTGTATTTTATTAGATATTTCACTGCCGGACGGAAGCGGAATGAAAATTTTGGAGGAACTGAAAAAAGACAACAAAGAAGACGGCGTCATTATTATTTCTGCAAAAAATGCTTTGGATGATAAAATTAAAGGACTGCAGATCGGTGCTGATGATTATCTTACCAAACCTTTTCATCTTTCTGAGCTTGCCGCGAGAATTTATTCTGTGATCCGGAGAAAACAGTTCAGCAACACCAATATTATTACGCAGAATGAACTGCACATCAATCTTTTGGCAAAGACTGTTTCTGTAGATGAAGTTCCTGTAATTCTAACGAAAAAAGAATTTGATCTGTTGATTTATTTTATCGGCAATAAAAATAAGGTGATCTCAAAAAGTGCTTTAGCAGAGCATCTTTCCGGTGATTTTGCAGATATGCTGGACAATCATGATTTTGTATACGCCCATATCAAGAATTTAAAGAAGAAACTTAGTGATGCCGGCTGCGATAATCATTTAAAAACCGTTTACGGAACAGGTTACAAATGGGAATTTATTTAAGATGGCTATGAAAAATTTACTCAGCAAAACGACAAAACCATTTCTTGTCTATGTACTTATTGTTTTGGTGATAAGTATCCCTGTCTATTATATTGTAGTGGATACCATATGGCTGAGCGAGCTGGATGAACATAATGAGATCATTGCGGATAAATCTGCCCACGAGCTTAATAAACTTAAGCTTTCTGATGAGGAATTAGAAAAAAGTATTGCCCTTTGGAATATGATTCAGCCGGGCACTAATATTGAAAAAACAGCTGCTTCCAATTTAAAAAAAGACTTAGTTTACACCACCGAAAAGCATAAATCCTATTCATCAGAGCCTAATACAGATCGTTTCAGATGCTTAAAAAAGATCGTTTACATCAATAAAAAACCTTATCTTTTTACAGTAGAGACCAATGTGGAAGAAACCCAGGAAACCGTGATGGTCATTGCTGTTACTACTATATTTTTCTTTATTGTTATTGTGGCCGGCCTATTGATTTTGAATAGAAGACTTTCAAATACGGTCTGGAAACCTTTCCATGATACTTTAAATCAGTTAAAATCATTCAATCTTAGTGATGAGACTAAAATTAATTTCGCAGCAACTGATGTCAAGGAATTTGAAGAATTAAATACTGTCCTTACTAAACTTATCGATCATAATATTTCGGTTTATACAGCTCAGAAAGAATTTACTGAAAACGCATCTCATGAACTGCAGACTCCCTTGGCCGTTCTTCAGAACAAACTGGATATACTGCTGCAGGACGAAAACATTACAGAAAGGCAATACGTTTCTATTGAAGAGCTCAATAAAACATTAGCACGCAGCACAAGAATCAATAAAAATCTGCTGTTACTCGCCAAAATTGAAAACCTTCAGTTTGCCCAAAATGAAATGATTCCTTTAAGCGAAATGCTGCATCAAAGTTTAGAAGCAGTACACGAACATTTTGAACAAAAGCAGATTACAGTGAATGTCCGGATACTTGATGGAGTAGAAGTCTATGGAAACAGAACTTTGACTGAGACACTCATTAATAATCTTTTAATTAACGCCGTAAAGCATACTCCACCCAGCGGAACAGCGAATGTAGAACTTTTCCAGCATGAATTTGTTATTTCTAATACTGGACAGCCTGCGCTTAATAAAGAAACTTTATTCAAAAGATTTTCCAAATCATCATCAGATACTACCGGAAGCGGTTTAGGACTGGCTATTGTTAAAAAGATCTGCACCCATCAGAAATGGATTGTAGACTATAACTTTCAAGACGGCTGTCATCATTTTTTCATAAAATTTTAACGGAACAATCTTTTAAAAATTATCCTGCACTTTTATAATGAAGTGCAGTTTTTTTATGGTGTTATATTGTAAATCCGCCAGTTTGATTCCTGCCTATTATTGCTCTAAAATAATCAGTTTCACTATACTCAAAGTCTAATAATTCAAGATTTCTACAAAATTGCATAAGAACTTTGGATAAAAATATAGCGGTCTCTAATAAAAGTAAAGAACTGAGCTTTTGAAATTGAAAATTCAAAATTTATTCTAAATCATTATAGATTATTGTACCACAAATTAAAATGTAGTAAAATGAAAAAGTTAGCAATACTATTCGCTGCCACAGCAGGTGTAGTTTTCATCAATGGACAGAAAATACAGCAGAAAGACATTCCGGGATCAGTTCAGTTCGGTTTGCAGAAACAATTTCCTGATGCAAAAAATGTAAAGTGGGAAAAAGAGAATGGTAATTATGAAGCAGGTTTTAAATCTAAAGGAACAGAATATTCTGTTCTGCTGAATGCCTCAGGAAGTATCATGGAAACAGAAATCCCTGTCAGTATTAACTCT
Coding sequences:
- a CDS encoding HAMP domain-containing sensor histidine kinase, yielding MKNLLSKTTKPFLVYVLIVLVISIPVYYIVVDTIWLSELDEHNEIIADKSAHELNKLKLSDEELEKSIALWNMIQPGTNIEKTAASNLKKDLVYTTEKHKSYSSEPNTDRFRCLKKIVYINKKPYLFTVETNVEETQETVMVIAVTTIFFFIVIVAGLLILNRRLSNTVWKPFHDTLNQLKSFNLSDETKINFAATDVKEFEELNTVLTKLIDHNISVYTAQKEFTENASHELQTPLAVLQNKLDILLQDENITERQYVSIEELNKTLARSTRINKNLLLLAKIENLQFAQNEMIPLSEMLHQSLEAVHEHFEQKQITVNVRILDGVEVYGNRTLTETLINNLLINAVKHTPPSGTANVELFQHEFVISNTGQPALNKETLFKRFSKSSSDTTGSGLGLAIVKKICTHQKWIVDYNFQDGCHHFFIKF
- a CDS encoding PepSY-like domain-containing protein, yielding MKKLAILFAATAGVVFINGQKIQQKDIPGSVQFGLQKQFPDAKNVKWEKENGNYEAGFKSKGTEYSVLLNASGSIMETEIPVSINSLSAPIKQFIAQKYPNQKIKEAAKITDAKGIVTYEAETGGKDLIFDSKGNFLREIKD
- a CDS encoding response regulator transcription factor, whose product is MKILIVEDEQELAKSIAAYLLSENYLCEFAATFSEAFEKIKNFSYDCILLDISLPDGSGMKILEELKKDNKEDGVIIISAKNALDDKIKGLQIGADDYLTKPFHLSELAARIYSVIRRKQFSNTNIITQNELHINLLAKTVSVDEVPVILTKKEFDLLIYFIGNKNKVISKSALAEHLSGDFADMLDNHDFVYAHIKNLKKKLSDAGCDNHLKTVYGTGYKWEFI